The sequence CCTGCTGCCGCGAGACCGCATCTTCGAGAAGACCTTGTCCAACGTCCAAGAGGCCCGGGCCCGGAGGTCCCCGATCATCGCCGTCGCAACGGAGGGCGACCCCGATGTGCTGCGTTTCGCGGACGACTGCATCTTCGTCCCGGGGACGGAGGACGAGCTGACGCCGTTCCTGACGGTGATCCCGCTGCAGTACTTCGCGTACTACCTGGCGTACCTGATGGGGCGGGAGATAGACAGGCCGAGGAATTTGGCCAAAAGCGTCACCGTGGAGTGATTCCAATTCCAAATCACTTGCATACTTCGTAGTTTTTGCTCGCCTTGCTCGACGTACTGTTGTGTACGCCCTCGCTTCGGCTCGCAAAAGCCGCCTCGTCTACAAGCGATCTGGAAATTGGAATGGAGTATACGTCTCGAGGAGGGAGAGTCCCTTGGAAAACATCGTCATCATAGACTGCGGATCGCAGTTTACCCAACTGATCGCGCGGAGGGTTCGGGAGCTGCACATCCACAGCGTCGTACTGCCGTGGGATGCCCCCCGAAGCCGCGTCGCAGAGCTCGCCCCGCTGGGAGTCATCGTCTCCGGCGGCCCGGACAGCGTCAACGAGCCTGGGGCCATCGCCGTCGACGAGGGTCTCTTCGACCTGGGGGTCCCCATCCTTGGGATCTGCTATGGGATGCAGCTCATGACGAAGGTGCGGGGTGGGACCGTCGCGTCGGGCGAGCGTCCGGAGTATGGGGTCACGCCCATAGAACGGCGCGGGGAGTCCGCCCTCTTCGGGGACCTCGCCGACAACCTGGAGGTCCTGATGAGCCACGGAGACCGGGTCGCCGCGGCGCCACCGGGGTTCCGGGTCACGGCGGAGACGGCCCACGGGGTCATCGCCGCCATGGAGGACGAGGAGGGCCGATGCTTCGGCCTCCAGTTCCACCCGGAGGTCGTCCACACCCGGCAGGGGACGCAAATCCTGAGGCAGTTCCTGTTCGAGGTCTGCGGATGCAGGGGGGACTGGAACCTGGGGGACTGGGTCGAGGACGCCGTGGCGGATATCCGCGAGAGGGTCGGGGACGGGCGCGTCGTCTGTGGCCTGTCGGGCGGCGTGGACTCGAGCGTCGCCGCCGCGCTGGTGCATCGGGCCATCGGCCCTCAGCTGGAGTGCATCTTCGTCGACCACGGGCTGGTGCGCCTGGGCGAGGCCCGTCAGGTCATGGAGTCCTACAACGGGCTGGGGCTGTCGGTCCACCATGTGGATGCCTCGGAGCTCTTCCTGGGCAAGCTGGCCGGGGTGACCGACCCGGAGAAAAAGCGAAGGATCATCGGGGGCCTCTTCATCGAGGTGTTCGACGCCGAGGCGGCGAAGGTCGGCCACGTGGACTGGCTCCTGCAGGGCACGATCTACCCCGACGTCATCGAGAGCGGCAGCAAGAAGGGCTCGGTACTCATCAAGTCGCACCACAACGTGGGCGGACTGCCGGAGAAGATGAAGCTCCGCCTGCTGGAACCGCTTCGGGATCTCTTCAAGGACGAGGTTCGGGAGCTGGGGCGCCTCATCGGCGTGCCGGACGCGATCGTGAACCGGCAGCCCTTCCCGGGCCCGGGGCTCGCGGTGCGCTGTCTTGGTGAAATCACGAGGCCGCGCCTCGACACGCTGCGCGCCGCAGACGCTATCTTTCGCGAGGAGCTGCAACGGGCGGGGCTCTACGAAAAAATCTGGCAGTCCTTCTGCGTTCTGCTCCCCGTGCGGACGGTCGGCGTGATGGGGGACGGCCGCACCTACAACGAGGTGCTGGCGCTCCGTGCGGTGAACTCCCAGGACGCCATGACGGCCGATTGGGTGCGCATCCCGCCGGAGGTGCTGGACGTGACGGCCAGGCGCATCTGCAACGAGGTGCGCGGGATCAACCGCGTGGTGCTGGACGTGACCTCGAAGCCGCCCGCGACGATCGAGTGGGAATGAATTGGAGGTAGGGTATCATGAAATTTGCATTTCTGATTATGGGAGATTTTAACATCGAGGCGGACAGGGCGTCGATCCATGACGGTACGGCCCGTATCGTCGGCGTCGCGAGCATAGGGGAGGCGAAGGAGGAGGCGCTCAGGTTGGAGCGCGAGGGCGTCGGCTGCATAGAGCTCTGCGGCGCTTTCGGCGAGGACGGGGCGAGAGCGGTCATCGAGGCGACGGGAAACAGGATTCCGATCGGCTATGTCACGCATTTCCCGGAACAGGACGAGGTGTATCGCACCGCCTTTTCCGGCTGAACGACCTCCCGTTCGCGGGGCTGGTCTTTCGAGGATGAGCCGAGGAAGCGCTAAGGAAGTGCTGATTAAAACAAAAGCGCATATTTTTCTAAAGGGAAACATGCAAAACATCTATGGGCAAAAATTTCCAGCGCTTCCCTAAAAATTAACATGGGGTTGCC comes from uncultured Fretibacterium sp. and encodes:
- the guaA gene encoding glutamine-hydrolyzing GMP synthase is translated as MENIVIIDCGSQFTQLIARRVRELHIHSVVLPWDAPRSRVAELAPLGVIVSGGPDSVNEPGAIAVDEGLFDLGVPILGICYGMQLMTKVRGGTVASGERPEYGVTPIERRGESALFGDLADNLEVLMSHGDRVAAAPPGFRVTAETAHGVIAAMEDEEGRCFGLQFHPEVVHTRQGTQILRQFLFEVCGCRGDWNLGDWVEDAVADIRERVGDGRVVCGLSGGVDSSVAAALVHRAIGPQLECIFVDHGLVRLGEARQVMESYNGLGLSVHHVDASELFLGKLAGVTDPEKKRRIIGGLFIEVFDAEAAKVGHVDWLLQGTIYPDVIESGSKKGSVLIKSHHNVGGLPEKMKLRLLEPLRDLFKDEVRELGRLIGVPDAIVNRQPFPGPGLAVRCLGEITRPRLDTLRAADAIFREELQRAGLYEKIWQSFCVLLPVRTVGVMGDGRTYNEVLALRAVNSQDAMTADWVRIPPEVLDVTARRICNEVRGINRVVLDVTSKPPATIEWE
- a CDS encoding DUF6506 family protein, whose amino-acid sequence is MKFAFLIMGDFNIEADRASIHDGTARIVGVASIGEAKEEALRLEREGVGCIELCGAFGEDGARAVIEATGNRIPIGYVTHFPEQDEVYRTAFSG